In the genome of Rhodoferax sp. BAB1, one region contains:
- a CDS encoding redoxin family protein — translation MNARLQRLASGFKDWLFNWRSHALTLLVLTVVVLAVNAWQTRDLPTGPAPAFDAELVGALGAERITLEAWRAQHPGRAVALHFWADWCPICRAEEGSVSDVQQDWPVLTIAMRSGNTAKVTRVLQQRQLPWLAAVDEDGSLSARYGLKAVPAFVVLDAQGRIRHASVGYTPELGMRVRLWLAQHF, via the coding sequence ATGAACGCGCGGCTGCAGCGGCTGGCCTCGGGCTTCAAGGACTGGCTCTTCAACTGGCGCTCCCATGCGCTCACACTGCTGGTCCTCACCGTGGTGGTGCTGGCCGTCAATGCCTGGCAGACCCGCGACCTGCCCACCGGCCCGGCTCCGGCGTTCGACGCCGAACTCGTGGGAGCCCTGGGCGCCGAACGGATCACGCTCGAAGCCTGGCGCGCCCAGCACCCGGGCCGCGCCGTGGCCCTGCACTTCTGGGCCGACTGGTGCCCGATCTGCCGCGCCGAGGAAGGCAGCGTGAGCGACGTGCAGCAGGATTGGCCCGTGCTGACCATCGCCATGCGTTCGGGCAACACCGCCAAGGTCACGCGCGTGCTGCAGCAGCGCCAGCTGCCCTGGCTGGCCGCCGTGGATGAAGACGGCAGCCTCTCGGCGCGTTACGGCCTCAAGGCCGTGCCGGCCTTTGTCGTGCTCGACGCCCAGGGCCGCATCCGCCATGCCAGCGTGGGCTACACGCCCGAACTCGGCATGCGGGTACGCCTGTGGCTGGCGCAGCACTTCTGA
- the ompR gene encoding two-component system response regulator OmpR, with product MTSISSRTDKILVVDDDARIRDLLRRYLSQEGFEVFQAEDGKSLTRILLRETVDLIVLDLMMPGEDGLSICRRLRAANDKTPIIMLTAKVEDVDRIVGLEVGADDYLGKPFNPRELLARINAVLRRRPAQEAPGAPSSDQEVVSFGPYTFDMGARTLRKEGEELPLTTGEFAMLKALVRHPRQPMSREKLAQQARGREFEPFDRSLDVQVSRLRKLIEIDPAVPRYIQTVWGVGYVFVPDGAG from the coding sequence ATGACTTCCATTTCCAGCCGTACCGACAAGATCCTCGTGGTCGATGACGACGCACGCATCCGCGACCTGCTGCGCCGTTACCTGAGCCAGGAGGGCTTCGAGGTCTTCCAGGCCGAGGACGGCAAGTCCCTCACGCGCATCCTGCTGCGCGAGACGGTGGACCTGATCGTGCTCGACCTCATGATGCCCGGCGAAGACGGCCTGTCCATCTGCCGCCGCCTGCGCGCGGCCAACGACAAGACCCCCATCATCATGCTGACGGCCAAGGTCGAGGACGTGGACCGCATCGTCGGCCTGGAAGTCGGCGCCGACGACTACCTGGGCAAGCCCTTCAACCCGCGCGAACTGCTGGCGCGCATCAACGCCGTGCTGCGCCGGCGCCCGGCGCAGGAAGCACCGGGCGCCCCCTCGAGCGACCAGGAGGTGGTGAGTTTCGGCCCCTACACCTTCGACATGGGCGCGCGCACCCTGCGCAAGGAAGGCGAGGAACTGCCCCTGACCACCGGCGAATTCGCCATGCTCAAGGCCCTGGTGCGCCATCCGCGCCAGCCCATGTCGCGCGAGAAGCTAGCCCAGCAGGCCCGCGGGCGTGAATTCGAGCCCTTCGACCGCAGCCTGGACGTGCAGGTTTCGCGCCTGCGCAAGCTCATCGAGATCGACCCGGCCGTGCCGCGTTACATCCAGACGGTCTGGGGCGTGGGTTATGTCTTCGTACCGGACGGTGCAGGTTGA
- the mfd gene encoding transcription-repair coupling factor: MDLPKLQPGKRYTLPRPTGSSDALLLARLAEREQAAGRLLAIVCADATDAQRLIDEIAFFKPELRCAMFPDWETLPYDTFSPHQDLISERLATLWRLYNHGKGKPEDTTDIVLIPATTALYRLAPPAFLAAHTFSFKVNQKLDEAQFRSQLTLAGYNHVTQVVSPGEYAVRGGLIDLFPMGSPVPFRVDLFDNEVDSIRTFDPDSQRSLYPVPEVRLLPGREFPMDEDSRKLFRQRWRELLEGDPTKSRLYKDIGNGVATAGIEYYLPLFFEETASVFDYLGAGTEQAATVVLHGELEPALQRFWQDTKERYRLAQGEPDRPPLPPESLFLGIEQFFGLANAHAQLAIRPGYAEGVAEFDTLPELTVVRGAEDPLAKLKDHVRNTQHRVLLLAESDGRRESLLDFLRASSVIPPAFDSLAEFQASEEKLGIATAALNTGFAWTEEGLDFVTETELFAAGPSTRRRKKQEQTSDVESLIKDLSELKVGDPVVHASHGIGRYRGLVNMNIGGQLQDDGTPEMQEFLHLEYADNAVLYVPVSQLQLISRYTGVSADEAPLHKLGSGQWDKAKRRAAQQIRDAAAELLNIYARRAAREGHAFRFSPRDYEQFANDFGFEETADQRAAIHAVVQDMVSPRPMDRLVCGDVGFGKTEVALRAAFVAVTGGRQVAFLAPTTLLAEQHYQTLVDRFAKWPVKIAEMSRFRSGKEITAALKGIADGSVDIVVGTHKLLSQDTKFKNLGLLIIDEEHRFGVRHKEAVKALRAEVDVLTLTATPIPRTLGMALEGLRDLSVIATAPQRRLAIKTFVRNEDKGVIREAVLRELKRGGQVYFLHNEVETIENRRARLEELLPEARIAVAHGQMPERQLEAVMRDFVAQRSNLLLCSTIIETGIDVPSANTIVISRADKFGLAQLHQLRGRVGRSHHQAYAYLMVPDKESLTKQASQRLDAIQAMEELGSGFYLAMHDLEIRGAGEVLGENQSGNMLEVGFQLYNEMLSEAVRSLKEGKEPDLLSPMSATTDINLHAPALLPDDYCGDVHMRLSFYKKLATAKKTEQIDALMEEIVDRFGKLPPQAQTLIDVHRLRVISQPYGVVKVDAAPHLINITFRKDAPVDPMKVIELVQKNRHIKLAGNEKLRIERELPDPKARAHLVRDVLRSLGAPRTEGAPA, translated from the coding sequence ATGGATCTCCCCAAACTCCAGCCCGGCAAGCGCTACACCCTGCCCCGCCCCACGGGCTCGTCCGACGCGCTGCTGCTGGCCCGCCTGGCCGAGCGCGAGCAGGCGGCCGGTCGCCTGCTGGCCATCGTCTGCGCCGACGCCACCGATGCCCAGCGCCTGATCGACGAGATCGCCTTCTTCAAGCCCGAGCTGCGCTGCGCCATGTTTCCCGACTGGGAAACCCTGCCCTACGACACCTTCTCGCCGCACCAGGACCTGATCAGCGAGCGCCTGGCCACGCTCTGGCGCCTGTACAACCACGGCAAGGGCAAGCCCGAGGACACGACCGATATCGTGCTGATCCCGGCCACCACCGCGCTGTACCGCCTGGCGCCGCCCGCCTTCCTGGCCGCCCACACCTTCTCCTTCAAGGTCAACCAGAAGCTGGACGAGGCGCAGTTCCGCAGCCAGCTCACGCTGGCCGGCTACAACCACGTGACCCAGGTGGTCAGCCCGGGTGAGTACGCGGTACGCGGCGGCCTGATCGACCTCTTCCCCATGGGTTCGCCCGTGCCCTTCCGCGTCGACCTCTTCGACAACGAGGTCGACTCCATCCGCACCTTCGACCCCGACAGCCAGCGCAGCCTCTACCCCGTGCCCGAGGTGCGCCTGCTGCCCGGGCGCGAGTTCCCCATGGACGAGGACTCGCGCAAACTGTTCCGCCAGCGCTGGCGCGAACTGCTCGAAGGCGACCCGACCAAGAGCCGCCTGTACAAGGACATCGGCAACGGCGTGGCCACCGCCGGCATCGAGTACTACCTGCCCCTGTTCTTCGAAGAGACCGCCTCGGTGTTCGACTACCTCGGGGCCGGCACCGAGCAGGCCGCCACCGTGGTGCTGCACGGCGAGCTGGAGCCCGCGCTGCAGCGCTTCTGGCAGGACACGAAAGAACGCTACCGCCTGGCCCAGGGCGAACCCGATCGTCCGCCGCTGCCGCCCGAGTCGCTCTTCCTGGGCATCGAGCAATTCTTCGGCCTGGCCAACGCACACGCGCAACTGGCCATCCGCCCCGGTTACGCCGAAGGCGTGGCCGAGTTCGACACCCTGCCCGAGCTGACCGTGGTGCGCGGCGCCGAGGACCCGCTGGCCAAGCTGAAAGACCACGTCCGCAACACCCAGCACCGCGTGCTGCTGCTGGCCGAAAGCGACGGCCGGCGCGAAAGCCTGCTGGACTTCCTGCGCGCCAGCAGCGTCATTCCGCCGGCCTTCGACTCGCTCGCAGAGTTCCAGGCCAGCGAGGAGAAACTGGGCATCGCCACCGCCGCGCTCAACACCGGTTTTGCCTGGACCGAAGAGGGCCTGGACTTCGTCACCGAAACCGAACTCTTTGCCGCCGGCCCCAGCACGCGCCGGCGCAAGAAGCAGGAACAGACCAGCGACGTCGAGTCGCTGATCAAGGACCTGTCCGAACTCAAGGTCGGCGACCCGGTGGTGCACGCCAGCCATGGCATCGGCCGTTACCGCGGCCTGGTCAACATGAACATCGGCGGCCAGCTGCAGGACGACGGTACGCCCGAGATGCAGGAGTTCCTTCACCTCGAATACGCCGACAACGCCGTGCTCTACGTACCGGTCAGCCAGCTGCAGCTCATCAGTCGTTACACCGGCGTCAGCGCCGACGAAGCGCCGCTGCACAAACTCGGTTCGGGCCAGTGGGACAAGGCCAAGCGCCGCGCCGCCCAGCAGATCCGCGATGCCGCGGCCGAGCTGCTCAACATCTACGCCCGGCGTGCCGCGCGCGAAGGCCACGCCTTCCGCTTCTCGCCGCGCGACTACGAACAGTTCGCCAACGATTTCGGCTTCGAGGAAACCGCCGACCAGCGCGCCGCCATCCACGCCGTGGTGCAGGACATGGTCAGCCCGCGCCCCATGGACCGCCTGGTCTGCGGCGATGTGGGTTTCGGCAAGACCGAAGTCGCTCTGCGTGCGGCCTTCGTCGCCGTCACCGGCGGGCGCCAGGTGGCCTTCCTCGCGCCCACCACCCTGCTGGCCGAGCAGCATTACCAGACCCTGGTGGACCGTTTCGCCAAGTGGCCGGTGAAGATCGCCGAGATGAGCCGCTTCCGCTCCGGCAAGGAGATCACGGCCGCGCTCAAGGGCATTGCCGACGGCAGCGTGGACATCGTAGTCGGCACCCACAAGCTGCTGAGCCAGGACACCAAGTTCAAGAACCTGGGCCTGCTCATCATCGACGAGGAACACCGCTTCGGCGTGCGCCACAAGGAAGCCGTCAAGGCCCTGCGCGCCGAGGTGGACGTGCTCACGCTGACCGCCACCCCCATCCCCCGCACGCTGGGCATGGCGCTCGAAGGCCTGCGCGATCTGTCCGTGATCGCCACCGCGCCGCAGCGCCGCCTGGCCATCAAGACCTTTGTGCGCAACGAGGACAAGGGCGTGATCCGCGAGGCCGTGCTGCGCGAACTCAAGCGCGGCGGCCAGGTCTATTTCCTGCACAACGAGGTCGAGACCATCGAGAACCGCCGCGCGCGGCTCGAAGAGCTCTTGCCCGAGGCGCGCATCGCCGTGGCCCACGGCCAGATGCCCGAGCGCCAGCTCGAAGCCGTGATGCGCGACTTCGTGGCCCAGCGCAGCAACCTGCTGCTGTGCTCCACCATCATCGAGACCGGCATCGACGTGCCCTCGGCCAACACCATCGTGATTTCCCGCGCCGACAAGTTCGGCCTGGCCCAGCTGCACCAGCTGCGCGGGCGCGTGGGCCGCAGCCACCACCAGGCCTATGCCTACCTCATGGTGCCCGACAAGGAGAGCCTGACCAAGCAGGCCAGCCAGCGCCTGGACGCCATCCAGGCCATGGAAGAGCTGGGCTCGGGTTTCTACCTCGCCATGCACGACCTGGAAATCCGCGGCGCCGGCGAGGTGCTGGGCGAGAACCAGAGCGGCAATATGCTGGAGGTGGGTTTCCAGCTCTACAACGAGATGCTGTCCGAAGCGGTACGCAGCCTGAAGGAAGGCAAGGAGCCCGACCTGCTCTCGCCCATGAGCGCCACCACCGACATCAACCTGCACGCCCCGGCGCTCTTGCCCGACGACTACTGCGGCGACGTGCACATGCGCCTGTCCTTCTACAAGAAACTCGCCACGGCCAAGAAGACCGAGCAGATCGACGCGCTGATGGAAGAGATCGTCGACCGTTTCGGCAAACTGCCGCCCCAGGCCCAGACCCTGATCGACGTGCACCGCCTGCGTGTCATCAGCCAGCCCTACGGCGTGGTCAAGGTGGACGCGGCGCCGCACCTGATCAACATCACCTTCCGCAAGGACGCGCCGGTGGACCCGATGAAGGTGATCGAACTGGTGCAGAAGAACCGCCACATCAAGTTGGCCGGCAACGAGAAGCTGCGCATCGAACGCGAACTGCCCGACCCCAAGGCGCGCGCCCACCTGGTGCGCGACGTGCTGCGCTCGCTCGGCGCGCCACGCACCGAAGGGGCGCCGGCCTGA
- a CDS encoding SIMPL domain-containing protein (The SIMPL domain is named for its presence in mouse protein SIMPL (signalling molecule that associates with mouse pelle-like kinase). Bacterial member BP26, from Brucella, was shown to assemble into a channel-like structure, while YggE from E. coli has been associated with resistance to oxidative stress.), which yields MKSSPTRRLACGLVASLCWALPALAQPLSAVPRDVVQFSATATLEARQDQLSVTLRATREGSDPAVVQQQLKAVLDAALAEARPAAQPGGLEVRSGQFSLVPRSGRDGRISAWQGSAELLLSGTDLERIAALAGRIQGMAVAQLVFGLSREQRERLEQQAQAQAIERFRARATEIARGFGFSGYSLREIHINSQETGAQIRPRFMAMEAKASMASDAPLPVEAGQAQVQVTVSGSVQLK from the coding sequence ATGAAATCGAGCCCTACCCGTCGCCTGGCCTGTGGCCTGGTGGCCAGCCTGTGCTGGGCCCTGCCGGCCCTGGCCCAGCCGCTGTCAGCCGTTCCGCGTGACGTCGTGCAGTTTTCGGCCACGGCCACCCTGGAGGCGCGCCAGGATCAGCTCAGCGTGACGCTGCGCGCCACGCGTGAGGGCAGCGACCCGGCCGTGGTGCAGCAACAGCTCAAGGCCGTGCTGGATGCGGCCCTGGCCGAGGCGCGCCCCGCCGCCCAGCCCGGCGGCCTGGAGGTGCGCAGTGGCCAATTCAGCCTGGTCCCGCGCAGCGGCCGCGACGGCCGTATCAGTGCCTGGCAGGGGTCGGCCGAGCTGCTGCTCAGCGGGACGGACCTGGAGCGCATTGCCGCCCTGGCCGGCCGCATCCAGGGCATGGCGGTGGCGCAGCTGGTCTTCGGTTTGAGCCGCGAGCAGCGCGAGCGCCTGGAGCAGCAGGCCCAGGCCCAGGCCATCGAGCGTTTCCGTGCCCGGGCCACCGAGATCGCGCGGGGGTTCGGTTTCAGCGGCTACAGCCTGCGCGAGATCCACATCAACAGCCAGGAGACGGGCGCGCAGATCCGTCCGCGCTTCATGGCCATGGAGGCCAAGGCCAGCATGGCGTCCGACGCACCGCTGCCGGTCGAGGCCGGCCAGGCCCAGGTGCAGGTCACCGTCAGCGGGTCGGTTCAACTCAAATAA
- a CDS encoding YdiY family protein, translating into MNHFLWLPLLLAGSTVLAQDNPPPAAAPSPEPLPISEPAAVTLTTPVVMPVAVPEAAPEPAPPAPATEAPTVPAPPPQRVPPVAPLQLETAGRWAGDFNAGFSLSAGNTDGHSLNFSLDSTYTRPEDKLSLFAHYLERRTRSETNGVVTTGITDLQWRLGSRYDRNLSETEFGFVGAEFSHDRVLDLNLRSVLSTGLGWHLVKERDDLWDVYAGLSWREDYYAGDGVEVDGAVRQRYSTGEMLFGEESTHELARGTRFKQKFVLYPGLLVGKGTRAMLDAGLLVDINQTLSLSVKLQGRYDSLAQAPAEKYDLYLITGLSVKFGR; encoded by the coding sequence ATGAACCACTTTTTATGGCTGCCGCTGCTGCTGGCCGGCAGCACTGTCCTGGCCCAGGACAACCCGCCGCCTGCGGCCGCCCCATCCCCCGAACCTTTGCCCATCTCGGAGCCGGCCGCCGTGACCCTCACGACGCCGGTGGTGATGCCCGTGGCCGTGCCCGAAGCGGCGCCCGAGCCGGCCCCTCCGGCGCCCGCCACCGAGGCGCCAACGGTGCCCGCACCGCCGCCGCAGCGCGTGCCGCCAGTGGCACCCCTGCAGCTGGAGACCGCGGGCCGCTGGGCGGGTGACTTCAACGCCGGCTTTTCGCTGTCGGCAGGCAATACCGACGGGCACAGCCTCAACTTCAGCCTGGACAGCACCTACACCCGGCCCGAGGACAAGCTCTCGCTGTTTGCCCATTACCTCGAGCGCCGCACGCGCAGCGAGACCAACGGCGTGGTCACGACCGGCATCACCGACCTGCAGTGGCGCCTGGGCAGCCGTTACGACCGCAACCTCAGCGAGACCGAATTCGGTTTCGTGGGGGCCGAGTTCAGCCATGACCGTGTGCTCGACCTCAATCTGCGCAGCGTGCTGAGCACGGGCCTGGGCTGGCACCTGGTGAAGGAGCGCGACGACCTGTGGGACGTCTACGCCGGTCTGTCCTGGCGCGAGGACTATTACGCAGGCGACGGGGTGGAGGTGGACGGGGCCGTGCGCCAGCGTTATTCCACCGGCGAGATGCTGTTCGGCGAGGAGTCCACCCACGAGCTGGCCCGCGGCACGCGCTTCAAGCAGAAGTTCGTGCTGTACCCGGGTCTGCTGGTGGGCAAGGGCACCCGCGCCATGCTGGACGCCGGCCTGCTGGTGGATATCAACCAGACGCTGAGTCTGAGCGTCAAGCTGCAGGGGCGTTACGACAGCCTGGCCCAGGCCCCGGCCGAAAAATACGACCTCTACCTCATCACCGGCCTGAGCGTGAAGTTCGGCCGCTGA
- a CDS encoding sensor histidine kinase, with protein sequence MTEEHRGGAVQETTPAELDGEVRDTTGLSLFWRTFFLLALLLFGSILAWLQTLRALEFEPRAIQTAQQIASLVNLSRAALMHSDAIQRVSLIKTMTEKEGVRVLPREPRDQYEPFDTDSVNRRINQELTARLGPGTVVANSVNGKPGLWVGFVIDRDNYWLHTDRSRFNQTASKTWLIWLSTGALLSLAGAAIIARLINRPLKQLSFAASRIREGDFAASRLNERVPTTEIRQVNIGFNRMAQRLAKIEQDRAVMLAGISHDLRTPLSRLRLETEMSVADPDAQAHMVADLEQLDAIIDKFLDYARPDHVRLTPVNINEVIRASLFAFKDRPDMQFNLDLQDNVSVLADTVELGRVISNLVENSRRYGKTPETGIATVDITTRARDQWVQIRVRDHGPGVAPEHLPNLTKPFFRGDEARTAATGAGLGLSIVEKTVRRMGGKFGLGNSSTGGLTLRIQLKQAHR encoded by the coding sequence CTGACCGAGGAGCATCGCGGCGGCGCCGTCCAGGAGACCACACCGGCTGAACTCGACGGCGAGGTGCGCGACACCACCGGCCTGAGCCTGTTCTGGCGCACCTTCTTCCTGCTGGCCCTGCTGCTCTTCGGCAGCATCCTGGCCTGGCTGCAGACCCTGCGCGCCCTGGAGTTCGAGCCGCGCGCCATCCAGACCGCGCAGCAGATCGCTTCCCTGGTCAACCTCAGCCGCGCCGCCCTGATGCACTCCGATGCCATCCAGCGGGTCTCGCTGATCAAGACCATGACCGAGAAGGAAGGCGTGCGCGTGCTGCCGCGCGAACCGCGCGACCAGTACGAGCCTTTCGACACCGACAGCGTGAACCGGCGCATCAACCAGGAGCTGACCGCCCGCCTGGGCCCGGGCACCGTGGTGGCCAACAGCGTGAACGGCAAGCCGGGGCTGTGGGTCGGTTTCGTGATCGACCGTGACAACTACTGGCTGCACACCGACCGCTCGCGCTTCAACCAGACCGCCAGCAAGACCTGGCTGATCTGGCTCTCCACCGGCGCCCTGCTCTCGCTGGCCGGCGCGGCCATCATCGCGCGCCTGATCAATCGCCCGCTCAAGCAGCTGTCCTTTGCCGCCAGCCGCATCCGCGAAGGCGACTTCGCCGCCAGCCGCCTCAACGAACGCGTGCCGACCACCGAGATCCGGCAGGTCAACATCGGCTTCAACCGCATGGCCCAGCGCCTGGCCAAGATCGAACAGGACCGCGCCGTCATGCTGGCCGGCATCTCGCACGACCTGCGCACGCCGCTGTCGCGCCTGCGCCTGGAAACCGAGATGAGCGTGGCCGACCCCGACGCCCAGGCCCACATGGTGGCCGACCTGGAACAGCTCGACGCCATCATCGACAAGTTCCTCGACTACGCACGCCCCGACCACGTGCGCCTGACCCCGGTCAACATCAACGAAGTCATCCGCGCCAGCCTGTTCGCCTTCAAGGACCGGCCCGACATGCAGTTCAACCTGGACCTGCAGGACAACGTCTCGGTGCTGGCCGACACCGTGGAACTCGGCCGGGTCATCTCCAACCTGGTGGAAAACTCACGCCGCTACGGCAAGACCCCCGAGACCGGCATCGCCACCGTGGACATCACCACCCGCGCGCGCGACCAGTGGGTGCAGATCCGCGTGCGCGACCACGGCCCCGGCGTGGCCCCCGAGCACCTGCCCAACCTGACCAAACCCTTCTTCCGCGGCGATGAAGCGCGCACGGCCGCCACCGGGGCCGGCCTGGGCCTGTCCATCGTGGAGAAAACGGTACGCCGCATGGGCGGCAAGTTCGGCCTGGGCAACAGCAGCACCGGCGGCCTGACCCTGCGCATCCAGCTCAAGCAGGCCCATCGTTAG
- the ispD gene encoding 2-C-methyl-D-erythritol 4-phosphate cytidylyltransferase, with protein MSAHPHPSTTRYWALIPCAGSGTRAGGAGPKQYQPVAGLPMVRHTLAAFSAVPQLQRTLVVVAPGDRFLQPEASAGWVVADCGGDSRAASVTNGLAVLRSLGATDDDWVLVHDAARCLVTPAQIGRLIDSCALDEVGGLLALKLPDTLKQEQGGRVAATLSRSDKWLAQTPQMFRLGLLQRALLQTDVDVTDESSAIEALGLAPRLVNGSAQNFKVTYPEDFALAEAVLRARGAL; from the coding sequence ATGAGCGCCCATCCCCATCCTTCGACCACCCGTTACTGGGCCCTGATTCCCTGCGCCGGCAGCGGTACACGCGCCGGCGGTGCCGGTCCCAAGCAATACCAGCCGGTGGCCGGCCTGCCCATGGTGCGGCACACGCTGGCGGCTTTTTCCGCCGTGCCCCAGTTGCAGCGCACCCTGGTGGTGGTGGCCCCGGGCGACCGTTTCCTGCAGCCAGAGGCTTCGGCCGGCTGGGTGGTGGCCGACTGCGGCGGCGACAGCCGCGCGGCCAGCGTCACGAACGGCCTGGCCGTGCTGCGCAGCCTGGGCGCCACCGACGATGACTGGGTGCTGGTGCACGATGCCGCGCGCTGCCTGGTGACGCCAGCGCAGATCGGCCGGCTGATCGACAGCTGCGCGCTGGACGAGGTCGGCGGCCTGCTGGCGCTGAAACTGCCGGACACGCTCAAGCAGGAACAGGGGGGGCGCGTGGCGGCCACGCTGTCGCGCAGCGACAAATGGCTGGCGCAGACGCCGCAGATGTTCCGCCTGGGCCTGCTGCAGCGCGCCCTGTTGCAGACCGACGTGGACGTGACTGACGAGTCCTCGGCCATCGAGGCACTGGGTCTGGCGCCTCGCCTGGTGAACGGCAGCGCCCAGAATTTCAAGGTGACCTACCCCGAGGACTTCGCGCTGGCCGAGGCCGTGCTGCGGGCCCGGGGGGCGCTGTGA
- the ispF gene encoding 2-C-methyl-D-erythritol 2,4-cyclodiphosphate synthase, producing the protein MSILFSMRVGEGWDVHALVEGRPLILGGITIPYERGLLGHSDADALLHAITDALFGAAGLGDIGHHFPDTDARFKGADSGVLLTEAAARVRAQGWQIGNVDSTIIAQAPKMAPHIAAMRERIAALLGLGVDQVNVKAKTAEKLGPVGQGLSIEARAVVLLAR; encoded by the coding sequence ATGAGCATTCTTTTTTCCATGCGGGTCGGCGAGGGCTGGGACGTGCACGCCCTGGTCGAGGGGCGTCCGCTCATCCTGGGCGGCATCACCATCCCCTACGAGCGCGGCCTGCTGGGCCATTCGGACGCCGATGCCCTGCTGCACGCCATCACCGACGCGCTGTTCGGCGCGGCCGGCCTGGGTGACATCGGCCACCACTTTCCGGATACCGATGCCCGCTTCAAGGGGGCGGACTCCGGCGTGCTGCTGACCGAGGCGGCGGCGCGCGTGCGTGCCCAGGGCTGGCAGATCGGCAATGTGGACAGCACCATCATCGCGCAGGCGCCCAAGATGGCACCGCACATTGCGGCCATGCGCGAGCGCATTGCTGCCCTGCTGGGCCTGGGGGTCGACCAGGTCAACGTCAAGGCCAAGACGGCGGAGAAGCTGGGGCCCGTGGGCCAGGGGCTCAGCATCGAGGCACGTGCCGTCGTGCTGCTGGCGCGGTAG
- the serB gene encoding phosphoserine phosphatase SerB, with amino-acid sequence MTAPATEHAPGLVLQGFTPPLHLRDFKLIAFDMDSTLINIECVDEIADAVGRKAEVAAITEAAMRGEISDFKESLRRRVALLKGVTQADMQRVFDERLRLNPGAAELVTACKAAGLKVLLVSGGFTFFTDRVRDLLAIDYTRSNVLELQDGVLTGRMVDQPWGDICDGAEKRRMLQQTCAQLGISTQQAIAVGDGANDLPMMGEAGLSVAYHAKPKVREQAMVAINSGGLDRLLEVLR; translated from the coding sequence ATGACTGCTCCCGCCACCGAACACGCTCCCGGCCTCGTCCTGCAGGGTTTCACGCCGCCCCTGCATCTGCGCGATTTCAAGCTGATCGCCTTCGACATGGACTCCACGCTGATCAACATCGAGTGCGTGGACGAGATCGCCGACGCCGTGGGCCGCAAGGCCGAAGTGGCGGCCATCACCGAAGCCGCCATGCGCGGCGAGATCAGCGACTTCAAGGAAAGCCTGCGCCGTCGTGTGGCCCTGCTCAAGGGCGTGACACAAGCCGACATGCAACGCGTCTTTGATGAGCGCCTGCGCCTGAACCCGGGCGCCGCCGAGCTGGTGACCGCCTGCAAGGCGGCCGGTTTGAAAGTGCTGCTGGTCAGCGGCGGTTTCACCTTCTTCACCGACCGCGTGCGCGATCTGCTGGCCATCGACTACACCCGCTCCAACGTGCTGGAGCTGCAGGATGGTGTGCTGACCGGTCGTATGGTCGACCAGCCCTGGGGTGACATCTGCGACGGCGCCGAAAAACGCCGCATGCTGCAGCAGACCTGCGCGCAGCTGGGCATCTCAACGCAACAGGCCATCGCCGTGGGCGACGGCGCCAACGACCTGCCCATGATGGGCGAGGCCGGCCTCTCGGTGGCCTACCACGCCAAACCGAAGGTGCGCGAGCAGGCCATGGTGGCCATCAACAGCGGCGGCCTGGACCGCCTGCTGGAGGTGCTGCGATGA